In the Solibacillus sp. FSL K6-1523 genome, one interval contains:
- a CDS encoding UPF0738 family protein: MRKLYTIERFEIINQELHFILNEKELQIQLEATGQVIVDSDNESFLYIVEENNAYSYISFSKELWPQLLQMILTKQTPYLTWNTGRIELTNFVEELNMLLFNIEGNGNYGELFVAAVEQQFSRFFALNEV; this comes from the coding sequence TTGCGTAAATTATATACAATTGAACGGTTTGAAATAATCAATCAAGAACTACACTTTATTTTAAATGAAAAGGAACTACAGATACAATTAGAAGCAACGGGTCAAGTAATTGTGGATTCTGATAATGAGTCTTTTCTTTACATAGTCGAAGAAAACAATGCGTATAGTTACATAAGCTTTTCTAAGGAGCTATGGCCGCAATTATTGCAAATGATTTTAACGAAACAAACACCATATTTAACTTGGAATACTGGTCGAATCGAATTAACGAATTTTGTTGAAGAATTAAACATGTTATTATTTAATATTGAAGGAAATGGGAATTATGGGGAGTTATTTGTAGCAGCAGTTGAACAACAATTTTCCCGATTTTTTGCCCTGAATGAAGTATAA
- a CDS encoding GTP pyrophosphokinase, translating to MGQWDIFLSPYKQAVDELKIKLKGMRSQFGITNANSPIEFVTGRVKPLASIYDKSRAKALPFEPSAHLGNELQDIAGIRIMCQFVDDIATVTELIRQRDDLKVIEEKDYISNSKPSGYRSHHMIIEYPVETIQGRIVVVAEIQIRTLAMNFWASIEHSLNYKYKGVFPEEIKNRLQSAAEAAFRLDEEMSSIRSEIQDAQAYFNEFKEVPNLAIHTSTDKKERGKE from the coding sequence ATGGGACAATGGGATATTTTTTTAAGTCCATACAAACAAGCGGTGGACGAACTGAAGATAAAATTAAAAGGGATGCGATCACAATTTGGTATTACGAACGCGAATTCGCCAATTGAGTTTGTCACAGGAAGGGTAAAACCTTTAGCGAGTATTTATGATAAATCACGTGCTAAAGCGCTACCATTCGAACCATCTGCACATTTAGGAAATGAGCTACAAGATATTGCAGGAATCCGTATTATGTGCCAGTTTGTTGATGATATTGCGACAGTAACCGAGCTAATTCGTCAACGAGATGATCTGAAAGTTATTGAGGAAAAAGATTATATTTCAAATAGCAAACCAAGTGGTTACCGTTCGCATCATATGATTATCGAGTATCCAGTCGAAACGATACAAGGTCGCATTGTCGTCGTGGCAGAAATTCAAATTCGTACACTAGCGATGAATTTTTGGGCATCGATAGAGCATTCATTAAACTATAAATATAAAGGCGTATTTCCTGAAGAAATTAAAAATCGGCTACAAAGTGCTGCCGAGGCTGCTTTCCGCTTAGATGAGGAAATGTCATCTATACGCAGTGAAATTCAAGATGCACAAGCCTATTTCAACGAATTTAAAGAAGTACCAAATCTAGCTATTCATACATCAACGGATAAAAAGGAGCGTGGCAAAGAGTGA
- a CDS encoding NAD kinase produces the protein MKFAVQSRRDDQSNELMELAKSYLTEFGLILDEEAPDIVLSIGGDGTLLHAFHRYSNRLDKTAFVGIHTGHLGFYADWKPSELEKLVLSIAKKEFNVVEYPLLEVQVHRKHSESSVFLALNEVTIKSPDVTLVMDVELNGDHFERFRGDGLCVSTPSGSTAYNKALGGAIIHPTLQAFQITEMASINNRVFRTVGSSLVLPAHHNCALKPVNDQQFNMTVDHISMTETDVKSIMFNVANERVRFARFRPFPFWERVHDSFVANE, from the coding sequence GTGAAATTTGCAGTTCAATCACGCCGAGATGACCAATCAAATGAATTGATGGAGCTCGCAAAATCATATTTAACAGAATTTGGTTTAATCTTAGATGAAGAAGCCCCAGATATTGTCCTGTCAATCGGTGGAGATGGAACGTTATTGCACGCATTTCATCGCTATTCGAACCGTTTAGATAAAACCGCATTTGTCGGAATTCATACAGGGCATTTAGGATTTTATGCTGATTGGAAGCCTTCAGAACTTGAAAAGCTTGTCCTGTCGATTGCGAAAAAAGAGTTTAATGTTGTTGAATATCCCCTTTTAGAAGTACAAGTGCACCGTAAACATTCAGAATCGAGCGTTTTTTTAGCATTAAATGAAGTAACGATTAAATCACCAGATGTCACGCTTGTGATGGATGTCGAACTGAATGGGGACCATTTTGAACGCTTCCGAGGAGATGGCTTATGTGTTTCAACTCCATCTGGAAGTACGGCTTATAACAAAGCGTTAGGTGGAGCCATTATACATCCAACATTGCAAGCTTTCCAAATTACAGAAATGGCGTCGATTAACAACCGCGTGTTCCGTACGGTAGGGTCTTCACTTGTATTGCCAGCGCACCATAACTGCGCATTGAAGCCGGTGAATGACCAACAATTTAATATGACAGTGGACCATATTAGCATGACTGAAACGGACGTGAAGTCAATTATGTTTAATGTGGCGAATGAACGTGTTCGTTTTGCGCGATTCCGTCCATTCCCGTTCTGGGAGCGCGTGCACGATTCATTTGTTGCGAATGAATAG
- a CDS encoding RluA family pseudouridine synthase, with the protein MDKRYQLQFTVQEDGQLLRDALAGFGISKRTLTAVKFDGGALYVNGEERNVRHPLNCGDVVTIIFPLEEVSEGLLAEYGELAIVYEDEALLVINKPAYMSTIPSREHPSGSVANYVRGYFGQQGIASTVHIVTRLDRDTSGLMIIAKHRHIHHLLSEQQKSEQLQREYEAIVEGQVEVVKQSIKAPIGRKDTSIIERQVSADGQAAHTDVMVLKHGDKNSHVRLKLYTGRTHQIRVHMAYIGHPLVGDDLYGGCQQALDRQALHCVFVQFPHPLTGEVMTFESQLPIDFIALLNN; encoded by the coding sequence ATGGATAAAAGATATCAATTACAATTTACAGTACAAGAAGACGGTCAATTACTAAGAGATGCATTAGCGGGTTTTGGTATTTCAAAGCGCACATTAACCGCTGTTAAATTTGATGGTGGAGCTCTTTATGTAAATGGTGAGGAGCGCAATGTTCGGCATCCTTTGAACTGTGGAGATGTTGTGACAATTATTTTCCCACTAGAAGAAGTGAGTGAAGGGCTGTTAGCGGAATATGGTGAACTTGCTATTGTTTATGAGGATGAAGCATTACTTGTCATTAATAAACCCGCTTACATGAGCACAATTCCTTCGAGGGAGCATCCGAGTGGAAGTGTTGCGAACTATGTGCGTGGTTATTTCGGGCAGCAAGGCATAGCATCAACGGTTCATATTGTTACACGTTTGGACCGCGATACGTCGGGTTTAATGATTATTGCCAAACATCGTCACATCCATCATTTACTGAGTGAGCAGCAAAAAAGCGAACAACTTCAGCGTGAGTATGAGGCGATTGTTGAAGGACAAGTTGAAGTAGTAAAACAGTCGATCAAAGCGCCGATTGGAAGAAAAGATACGAGCATTATTGAACGACAAGTAAGCGCAGATGGACAAGCTGCACATACTGATGTAATGGTTTTAAAGCATGGTGATAAAAATTCACATGTGCGATTAAAGCTATACACAGGAAGAACGCATCAAATACGTGTTCATATGGCATATATTGGTCACCCATTAGTAGGAGATGACTTATATGGGGGCTGTCAGCAAGCATTAGATCGTCAAGCGCTTCATTGCGTATTTGTTCAATTTCCACATCCGCTTACAGGTGAAGTCATGACATTTGAAAGTCAATTACCCATCGATTTCATTGCACTTCTAAATAATTGA
- the mgtE gene encoding magnesium transporter has translation MIEEKSTNMEAQYDRELLRILLVEENIEVFREHFLVLHPYDQAQFYEEVGPDIRQIIYRFLSPQEMATIFEAIELDDDEYESFLNEMDTAYGAAMLSFMYADDAVDVLNELDNEQRESYLEMMDSETAEEINELLGYEEYTAGAIMTTEYVSILETSTVRSAMAVLRKEAPTAETIYYIFVVNNAHQLTGVMSLRDLIIANEDTLIRNIMSDRVVSVKVTDDQEGIALIMKDYNFLAIPVINDKRELQGIITVDDIIDVIDEEAEDDYSKLAGISDMDDIDAGPIKAARKRLPWLIILLFLGMFTSSLMGIFEATLDKVALLATFIPLISGTSGNSGTQALAVAVRGIATGDIGGKSKFKLVLRELGTGVIMGIVSGALVVGVIFIWKQSLMIGLLVGAAICCSIIVATLAGSFIPLLMHKMGVDPAVASGPFITTLNDVTSILIYLGLASTFISQIM, from the coding sequence ATGATAGAAGAAAAATCCACAAATATGGAAGCCCAATATGATAGAGAATTATTACGGATACTATTAGTAGAAGAAAATATTGAAGTATTTCGTGAACATTTTTTAGTACTTCACCCGTATGATCAAGCCCAGTTTTATGAAGAGGTGGGACCAGACATACGACAGATCATCTATCGCTTTTTATCCCCTCAAGAAATGGCAACCATTTTTGAAGCAATTGAGCTAGATGATGATGAATATGAAAGTTTCTTAAATGAGATGGATACAGCATACGGTGCTGCGATGTTAAGCTTTATGTATGCGGATGATGCCGTTGACGTCTTAAATGAATTAGATAATGAACAACGTGAAAGCTATTTAGAAATGATGGATAGCGAAACGGCTGAAGAGATTAATGAATTATTAGGTTACGAAGAATATACAGCGGGTGCCATTATGACAACAGAGTATGTTTCGATTTTAGAAACATCTACTGTGCGCTCGGCTATGGCTGTTCTCCGTAAAGAGGCACCAACTGCAGAAACGATTTATTATATATTTGTTGTCAATAATGCCCATCAATTAACGGGTGTTATGTCGTTACGTGATTTAATTATTGCCAATGAAGATACACTCATTCGTAACATTATGAGCGATCGTGTTGTATCGGTAAAAGTGACGGATGATCAAGAAGGCATCGCGCTTATTATGAAAGATTATAACTTTTTAGCGATTCCCGTTATTAATGATAAACGTGAATTACAAGGAATTATTACAGTCGACGATATTATTGATGTTATCGATGAAGAAGCTGAGGACGATTACTCCAAATTAGCGGGTATTTCGGATATGGATGATATCGATGCAGGTCCAATAAAAGCAGCTAGAAAACGATTGCCATGGCTTATTATTTTGTTATTTTTAGGAATGTTTACGTCCAGCTTAATGGGGATTTTTGAAGCGACATTGGATAAAGTGGCATTACTTGCAACATTTATTCCGCTCATTTCAGGAACATCCGGAAATAGTGGCACACAAGCACTTGCTGTAGCTGTTCGTGGTATTGCAACAGGAGATATTGGTGGGAAAAGTAAGTTTAAGCTTGTTTTACGCGAGCTCGGCACAGGGGTCATTATGGGAATTGTAAGTGGTGCACTTGTTGTCGGTGTTATTTTTATTTGGAAACAGTCTTTAATGATCGGATTATTAGTAGGCGCGGCTATTTGTTGCTCGATTATTGTGGCAACGCTAGCAGGATCATTTATCCCATTATTAATGCATAAAATGGGGGTCGATCCAGCTGTTGCATCGGGGCCTTTTATTACAACATTAAATGATGTAACGAGTATTTTAATTTACTTAGGTTTAGCTTCTACGTTTATTAGTCAAATTATGTAA
- a CDS encoding 4-diphosphocytidyl-2C-methyl-D-erythritol kinase: MEFHPLLFIDTPSFYRESIEVEESTSIYELISTPPKKIQNALIAKQLHFFSRPSKDPRPLMIVLKSGEKIVASIEQLNECDVKLQCFDSVRIIDGNDIVAIYSSS, translated from the coding sequence GTGGAATTTCATCCGTTACTCTTTATTGATACGCCGAGTTTTTACCGCGAGTCGATTGAAGTTGAAGAAAGTACGTCTATTTACGAACTAATATCTACTCCCCCTAAAAAAATTCAAAACGCATTAATTGCAAAGCAACTTCATTTTTTTTCAAGACCCTCGAAAGACCCCCGACCTTTAATGATTGTTTTAAAGTCAGGTGAAAAAATTGTTGCCTCAATCGAACAGTTGAATGAATGTGATGTAAAATTACAATGCTTTGATAGCGTACGAATCATTGATGGCAATGATATAGTAGCAATTTATAGTTCTTCATAA
- a CDS encoding CotY/CotZ family spore coat protein: MGCGRGNESGGQSSKRGCVCEVVRSILEIQNAATQNECSGCTTSCFLEPLGGIVSPARHSADTRVFTLLTKSGCPFFSTFSSTEMECDDVCTSIYFRVEDVFDSCCATLRVLIPLDDCKHPVQLLHDHGCEINMRKVCEVVHFAPSDSCITVDLDCFCAVQCIADVNLGICN, from the coding sequence ATGGGATGTGGAAGAGGTAATGAATCTGGTGGTCAATCATCAAAACGCGGTTGTGTATGTGAAGTTGTGCGCTCTATTCTAGAAATTCAAAATGCAGCAACGCAAAATGAATGTTCAGGTTGTACAACGAGCTGTTTCTTAGAACCACTAGGAGGCATCGTTAGTCCAGCGCGTCATTCTGCTGATACGCGTGTATTTACACTATTGACAAAATCAGGATGTCCGTTCTTCTCAACATTTAGCTCGACTGAAATGGAATGCGACGACGTTTGTACATCAATTTATTTCCGCGTAGAGGATGTATTCGATAGTTGCTGTGCAACATTACGTGTACTTATTCCTTTAGACGATTGCAAGCACCCTGTACAATTATTACATGACCACGGTTGTGAAATTAACATGCGTAAAGTGTGTGAAGTAGTTCATTTTGCTCCATCAGATAGCTGTATTACGGTTGATCTTGATTGTTTCTGTGCAGTGCAATGTATCGCTGACGTAAATCTTGGAATTTGTAACTAA
- a CDS encoding YhcN/YlaJ family sporulation lipoprotein, whose product MRKWFVVVCFVLLLVGCGEREKVFVYQSVNDEKNKQEVQHLLKEAKAIDEANVIFLNDELVVAMQVKPLEKWHRKKVEESWKRKLEEKFTNLNVTVSTDFKLFWETSKIMENQDQQAVHEKIQHLKKLAKEET is encoded by the coding sequence TTGCGAAAATGGTTTGTCGTAGTATGTTTTGTTTTATTGTTAGTTGGCTGTGGTGAGCGAGAAAAGGTTTTCGTATATCAATCTGTAAACGATGAAAAGAATAAGCAGGAAGTTCAGCATTTATTGAAAGAAGCAAAAGCCATTGACGAGGCGAATGTTATTTTCTTAAATGATGAGTTAGTTGTAGCGATGCAGGTGAAGCCATTGGAAAAATGGCATCGCAAAAAAGTAGAAGAAAGCTGGAAACGAAAACTAGAGGAAAAATTTACGAATCTGAATGTGACCGTTTCGACGGATTTTAAATTATTTTGGGAAACCTCTAAGATTATGGAAAATCAGGATCAACAAGCCGTTCATGAGAAAATACAACATCTGAAAAAGTTAGCGAAGGAGGAAACGTAA
- the spoVAC gene encoding stage V sporulation protein AC, with the protein MKEQQYNTLKDQLSPPTPYGLNLLKAFGVGGIICTIGQGISFFYMIFFDFTERTVGNPTVATMVFIAMILTGFGLYRKLGQFAGAGSAVPVTGFGNAVISAAIEHKSEGLVLGVGGNMFKLAGSVILFGTVSAFFVALIKLILVTVGVASW; encoded by the coding sequence TTGAAAGAGCAACAATATAACACACTAAAGGATCAACTATCCCCACCTACCCCTTATGGACTTAATTTATTAAAAGCGTTTGGTGTAGGTGGAATCATTTGTACGATTGGACAAGGGATATCTTTCTTTTACATGATTTTCTTCGATTTTACAGAACGAACAGTGGGCAATCCAACCGTTGCTACAATGGTATTTATCGCCATGATTTTAACGGGCTTTGGATTATATCGTAAGCTCGGTCAGTTTGCAGGGGCAGGAAGTGCAGTACCTGTAACAGGATTTGGAAATGCTGTAATTTCAGCGGCCATTGAACATAAATCAGAAGGGCTTGTGCTCGGTGTGGGCGGAAATATGTTTAAGCTCGCAGGTTCGGTTATTTTATTTGGAACAGTATCCGCATTTTTCGTTGCGCTTATTAAATTAATTTTAGTAACGGTAGGTGTAGCCTCATGGTAA
- a CDS encoding stage V sporulation protein AD, with the protein MVIIFESRPSILAAAAIVGPLEKQSVFHSYFDKVLTDERSHKNTNEQGHMLLISEACQVILKKSKLNNLDIDYFLGGDLINQMTPTNFAARELAVSFIGLFSACATSVSSVIIAALLTELGASEFAIAGASSQHNAVERQFRYPVAYGSQKPATAQWTVTGAGFALVGKHHDEYPFIEAATIGKVVDFGATDPFHMGGAMAPAAFETIQAHLKKRGQKVQDYDVIMTGDLGKIGLKILKAMFAQSGVAKEDLARFRDAGAEYYGEDSAFQAGASGPGCSATVYFSYLLEQFKSGRYKKALLVATGALLSPLSFQQGETIPCTAHAIEIGMG; encoded by the coding sequence ATGGTAATTATTTTCGAGTCGAGACCGTCGATATTAGCAGCCGCCGCAATTGTGGGTCCTTTGGAAAAGCAGAGTGTATTTCATTCTTATTTTGATAAAGTTCTTACAGATGAACGGTCACATAAAAATACGAATGAACAAGGGCATATGTTACTTATTTCAGAAGCATGTCAAGTTATTTTAAAGAAATCTAAATTGAATAATTTGGATATCGATTATTTTTTAGGTGGCGATTTGATTAATCAGATGACACCTACGAATTTTGCGGCAAGGGAATTAGCTGTTTCATTTATTGGTTTATTTTCAGCGTGTGCGACATCGGTTTCGTCGGTCATTATCGCGGCTTTACTGACGGAGCTTGGTGCTAGTGAATTTGCGATTGCTGGTGCTTCTAGTCAGCACAATGCGGTAGAACGGCAATTTCGTTATCCTGTTGCTTATGGATCCCAAAAACCAGCAACTGCTCAATGGACAGTAACGGGAGCAGGATTTGCACTTGTAGGAAAGCATCATGATGAATATCCTTTTATCGAAGCTGCGACGATTGGAAAGGTAGTTGACTTTGGTGCAACCGATCCGTTTCATATGGGAGGCGCAATGGCACCAGCTGCATTTGAAACAATCCAAGCCCATTTAAAAAAGCGCGGTCAAAAAGTTCAAGATTATGATGTTATTATGACAGGAGATTTAGGGAAAATTGGCTTGAAAATATTGAAGGCCATGTTTGCTCAAAGTGGGGTTGCGAAGGAGGATTTGGCGAGATTTCGTGATGCGGGTGCGGAATATTATGGCGAAGATTCCGCATTCCAAGCGGGTGCTAGTGGGCCGGGCTGTTCGGCAACGGTGTACTTTAGCTATTTACTTGAACAATTTAAAAGTGGACGCTATAAAAAAGCGTTGCTTGTCGCAACGGGTGCATTGCTTTCCCCTTTATCATTCCAACAAGGCGAAACAATACCTTGTACGGCACATGCGATAGAAATTGGAATGGGGTGA
- the spoVAE gene encoding stage V sporulation protein AE — protein MEITFLFAFIVGGVICMIGQLLMDVAKLTPGHTLSILVVCGAILDGLGLYEPLIDLAGAGATIPITSFGNSLTHGAMAEAEKHGWIGVLTGMFEVTSSGISAAIIFGFIAAFIFKSKGKVD, from the coding sequence ATGGAAATTACATTTTTATTTGCTTTTATAGTAGGTGGAGTTATTTGTATGATTGGTCAATTGCTAATGGATGTTGCCAAGTTAACACCCGGACATACATTATCAATCTTAGTTGTATGTGGCGCCATTTTAGACGGTTTGGGATTGTACGAGCCACTTATTGATCTTGCTGGTGCTGGTGCTACAATACCCATTACATCTTTTGGAAATTCATTGACACACGGAGCGATGGCAGAAGCAGAAAAGCATGGATGGATTGGCGTATTAACTGGCATGTTTGAAGTGACAAGCTCAGGAATTAGTGCAGCCATCATTTTTGGTTTTATCGCGGCCTTTATTTTTAAGTCAAAAGGAAAAGTAGACTAG
- a CDS encoding YjcZ family sporulation protein → MFVSGYGGWQQQCCNYESPAYNYCNNNSGTFVLIVVLFILLIIVGSVFI, encoded by the coding sequence ATTTTTGTGTCCGGGTATGGAGGTTGGCAACAACAGTGTTGCAATTATGAGTCACCAGCATATAACTACTGTAACAATAACAGCGGAACTTTCGTTTTAATCGTAGTATTATTCATCTTACTTATTATTGTTGGTAGCGTATTTATTTAA
- a CDS encoding stage VI sporulation protein F, with product MDKSFFKKVENKTGLSIDEIMNLANALTHADFTDERQVRKIVKKVSQIANKPITKEMEEKIVQSIVKDGHSLDFSKIEKLMR from the coding sequence ATGGATAAATCGTTTTTTAAAAAAGTAGAAAATAAAACAGGACTGAGCATTGATGAAATTATGAATTTAGCGAATGCCCTTACGCACGCGGATTTTACCGATGAAAGGCAAGTTCGGAAAATTGTTAAAAAGGTAAGTCAAATTGCTAATAAACCAATCACAAAAGAAATGGAAGAAAAAATTGTGCAATCGATTGTAAAAGATGGACACTCTTTAGATTTCAGTAAAATTGAAAAGTTAATGCGTTAA
- a CDS encoding GNAT family N-acetyltransferase: MFEVKLVTTVDDRNRAFSIRKEVFVNEQGVPLSLELDEHDETAIHFIVNEGDQTIAAARLREIEPKIGKVERVCVLSHYRGKRLGALIMDTVEQHASALNFKNLKLNAQSYAVPFYEKLNYTVTSPEFMDAGIPHRAMEKNL, from the coding sequence GTGTTTGAAGTAAAATTAGTTACAACTGTGGATGACCGAAATCGTGCTTTTTCGATTCGTAAAGAGGTTTTCGTGAACGAGCAAGGGGTTCCTCTTAGCCTAGAACTCGATGAGCATGATGAAACAGCTATTCATTTCATCGTCAATGAAGGTGATCAAACAATCGCTGCTGCCCGTCTTCGAGAAATCGAACCAAAAATCGGGAAGGTTGAGCGTGTTTGTGTACTTAGTCATTACCGAGGCAAGCGTCTTGGTGCATTAATTATGGACACAGTCGAGCAACATGCGAGTGCTCTTAATTTTAAAAACTTGAAATTAAATGCACAGTCTTATGCTGTACCCTTTTACGAAAAGCTAAACTATACCGTAACATCACCCGAATTTATGGATGCTGGTATCCCACATCGTGCCATGGAAAAGAATCTTTAA
- a CDS encoding 2'-5' RNA ligase family protein, with product MKYGIIAFPSKKIQDLANTYRKRYDPHYSLVTPHFTLKDAFDADASQIDEISKHLQEISTKFAPLQIHASRISSFYPTTNTLYFRIEPTSQLESLHKTIQEKLNIGTSKHVFSPHITIAQKLTASEHDDIFGQLRMIGVDEHDVVDRFHLLYQLEDGSWTTYETYKLTGAE from the coding sequence TTGAAATATGGTATTATTGCATTTCCATCAAAAAAAATACAAGATTTAGCCAACACGTATCGTAAACGTTATGATCCACACTATTCTTTAGTTACACCGCACTTTACATTAAAAGATGCGTTTGATGCAGATGCGTCTCAAATTGATGAAATTTCTAAACACTTACAAGAAATTTCTACAAAGTTTGCGCCTTTACAAATTCATGCTTCACGAATTAGTTCATTTTATCCAACAACAAATACACTATATTTCCGTATCGAGCCTACTTCACAATTGGAAAGTTTGCACAAAACGATTCAAGAAAAGTTGAACATTGGTACATCTAAGCATGTCTTTTCACCACATATTACAATTGCCCAAAAATTAACGGCTTCAGAGCATGATGATATTTTTGGTCAATTACGCATGATTGGTGTTGATGAGCATGACGTTGTGGATCGCTTCCATTTGCTCTACCAACTTGAAGATGGCTCTTGGACAACATACGAAACATATAAATTGACTGGAGCTGAGTAA
- a CDS encoding alpha/beta hydrolase: MEKGTVKDITFYSHSLKEELDLLIYIPANYSPLYEYNILITSDGRDYFQLGGIPRLADELIDDYIIENVIIVGVPYKDAADRRRKYIPSGDQFEAYMRFLAHELVPYLDEEFTTHQMGSGRTLMGDSMAATISLLTALHYPNIFGKAILQSPYVDEHVLQTVRDAKSPDLLATYHTIGLRENEVRFPNNPVAKDFLTPNRAMHDLFVERGIETFYEEVDGDHTWKTWKPDLKRALTKILGS, translated from the coding sequence TTGGAAAAAGGGACAGTAAAAGATATTACGTTTTATAGCCATTCTTTAAAAGAAGAATTGGATTTACTTATTTACATTCCAGCAAACTATTCTCCGCTATACGAATATAACATTTTAATCACATCAGATGGTAGAGATTACTTTCAATTAGGTGGAATTCCTCGATTAGCTGACGAATTAATTGACGATTACATAATTGAAAACGTTATCATTGTGGGTGTACCCTATAAAGATGCTGCCGATCGACGACGCAAATATATTCCATCGGGCGACCAATTCGAAGCATATATGCGGTTTTTAGCACATGAACTCGTTCCATATTTAGATGAAGAGTTCACGACGCATCAAATGGGCTCGGGGCGCACACTCATGGGAGACTCAATGGCTGCAACGATTTCATTATTAACAGCGTTACATTATCCTAATATTTTCGGGAAAGCCATTTTACAATCCCCTTATGTAGATGAACATGTGCTGCAAACAGTTCGTGACGCAAAAAGCCCAGATTTACTAGCTACTTATCATACCATTGGCTTGCGTGAAAATGAAGTCCGTTTTCCAAATAATCCGGTTGCAAAAGACTTCTTAACACCAAATCGCGCAATGCATGATCTCTTTGTAGAACGCGGTATCGAAACGTTTTATGAAGAAGTAGACGGTGACCATACTTGGAAAACTTGGAAGCCTGATCTAAAGCGCGCATTAACGAAAATTTTAGGTTCATGA
- a CDS encoding phosphatidylglycerophosphatase A family protein: protein MSNKRVRVHSDEVTKATHEALLRRHVTIEDIAEIVHIMQSPYNEGLTIEHCVQSVERVLNKREVQHAVLVGIELDELAEKNMLSAPLQAIIESDEGLFGVDETLALGSVFTYGSIAVTTFGHLDKQKIGIIEKLDTKAGNSVNTFLDDLVGSIAACAASRIAHRMRDLEEEGETFADIPPVELGPTTKPKNEI, encoded by the coding sequence ATGTCTAATAAAAGAGTTCGAGTTCATTCTGATGAGGTAACGAAAGCAACTCATGAAGCGTTATTGCGTCGTCATGTAACAATTGAAGATATTGCAGAAATTGTTCATATTATGCAGTCTCCATATAATGAAGGTTTAACAATAGAACATTGTGTGCAATCGGTAGAGCGCGTATTAAATAAACGTGAAGTTCAACATGCGGTGTTAGTTGGAATTGAGTTGGATGAATTAGCGGAGAAAAATATGCTTTCTGCACCATTACAAGCAATCATTGAATCTGATGAAGGATTATTTGGTGTAGATGAAACATTAGCTTTAGGTTCGGTATTTACGTATGGTAGTATCGCGGTGACGACTTTTGGGCATTTAGATAAGCAAAAAATCGGCATTATTGAAAAGTTAGATACGAAAGCGGGCAATTCTGTTAATACTTTCTTAGATGATTTAGTAGGTAGTATTGCGGCTTGCGCGGCATCACGAATTGCTCACCGTATGCGTGATTTAGAAGAGGAAGGCGAAACATTTGCTGATATCCCTCCAGTAGAATTAGGTCCAACAACGAAACCAAAAAATGAAATCTAA